The Candidatus Rokuibacteriota bacterium genomic sequence ATACCCACTGGCAGCTCATCCTGTTTCGAGACGGACGCCGGAAAGATCCACAGATGACGCAATTTGCCGTGAACCTGAGCGACACCGATATGGAGGACCTCTCGGTCTATTTCGCCGTACAGACCCCGGTCGTGGCGAGTGGTCCCGGCGACCCGGGAACGACGGCTGCGGGCAAGCGGCTCGTGGAGGCGCACCACTGCAACTCTTGCCATGCGCCGGGGCTGGTCGGGCAGCAGCACATCCCGCGCCTGGCCGGCCAGCATTACGAGTACCTGCTGAAGCAACTGCGTGGCTTCAAAGCCCAGACCCGGGCCGAACTCGACGGTAGCATGACGACCGCGGCGCAGCCGTTGTCCGAGGAGGATATCGAGAACCTCGCGCGGTATATCGCGGGCCTGCAGCCGGCCCCCTAGTACGACGGCACCGCGCTCGTCGGCGGAGCCGGGACAGGACCGGCTTGGCCTGGCTCCGGCCGGTCCGGCGGGCGCATCCCAGGGATGCCGGCCCATGCCGGGCGGCTCCTCTTTCCCGCTTGACATCGAGGGGTGCCTTTCTTAAGATGACGGCGCTTCAGGAAGGGGGGTGAGGACAATGGCGTGGGAGACCCCGAGCTTTGAAGAGATCAAGATGGACGCGGAGATCAACGCCTACCAGGATGACTTCAGCGGTATCTGAGAGCCCCACGGTGCCGGGGAGGCTGCTTCTCTCTCGCTGACATTCCCGGCGAGGCAACGCACGTTCGTTCGTCCCCTTCACCGAAGCGCCATCGGGCACATGGGAGGAAGATGAGATGGCGAAGAAATGGTGTTCCCTCCACCTCGGATTCCTGGTTTTCGTCTCGCTCCTCCTCTTCATGCCGGCAACGACACCGGCCTTCGACTGGATTGAGGTGACCGACGACCGGCTCGTCAACGCCGACAAGGATCCTGCCAACTGGCTCATGTACTACCGGACCTACAACGGCTGGCGCTACAGCCCGCTCTCTCAGATCAACACGAGCAATGTCAGACGGCTCGTGCCCAAGTGGATCCTCTCGGGCGGGACTCCGGGCGAGCAGCAGACCACGCCGATCGTGAATGGCGCGGTGATGTTCACCACTTCCACGTCCATCGGCGCCAACCGGGTCTACGCGGTGAACGCCCGCACCGGCGAGATCCTTTGGAAGCACGAGCGGAAGATCCCCGACGACACGACGGCGCTCGTTCGCGTGCTCCCGCACAACCGGGGCGTGGCCCTCTACAGGGACAAGGTGATCTTCGGAACGCTGGACGCCCACCTGGTCGCGCTGGACGCCAAGACCGGGAAAGTCGCCTGGGACACGAAGGTAGCCGATTATCTTGACGGCTATTTCGTGTCAGCGGCCCCTTTGGTCGCCAAAGGTAAGGTCATCATCGGAATCAGCGGACCAGGCGAGATGGGCCCGCGGGGGTTCGTCGAGGCCTTCAACGCCGACACGGGCAAGAGCCTCTGGCGCTGGTACTCGATCCCGGGCCCTGGCGAGCCGGGCAACGAGACCTGGCCGGCTGACACCTGGAAGCTCGGTGGCGGCGCGGTCTGGCTGACCGGGACCTTCGATCCCGAGTTGAACCTGGTCTACTTCGGAACCGGAAACCCCGCCCCCTGGATCTACGAGATGCGGAAGGGCGACAACCTCTACACGATGTCGGCCGTTGCCCTCGACGTGGACGCCGGCAAGCTCAAGTGGCACTTCCAGTACATCCCCAACGAATCGTGGGACATGGACGCCGCCATGGAGCACCACATCATTGACGTGGTGCGGGACGGGAAGAAGCACAAGGCGGTCGTCCAGGCCAACAAGCTGGGCTACGTCTACACGCTGGAGCGCGCCACCGGGAAGTTCCTCTCGGCCGTTCCCTTCGCCCGGCTGATCAACTGGGGAGGCCCCGATCCCAAGACCGGTCGGGCGGTGGAGACGCCCGGGTTGCGGCCCAAGATGGGCGGCCCGGCCCTCGAGATCTGCCCCTCGCTGGTCGGCGCCACGGGGTGGCAGCACAAGGTCTACAACCCCAAGACCGGCTACCTCTACATCCCGTCGAACGAGTTCTGCATGAAGTACTCGTACAACCCGGACCTGGTGTACAAGCGTGGCCAGTTCTACACCGGGATCAAGGTCGAGCAGTTCACCAAGGTTGACCAGGCCGGGATCCTCCGGGCCTTCGACGTGAACGGGAACAAGGTCATCTGGGAGTGGCCGAACCGCGCGCCGCTGATCGGCCAGACGCTGACCACCGGTGGGGACCTGGTCTTCCAGGGCACCCCCGAGGGGAAGCTCGTCGCCGTCGACGCCCGGAACGGTGAGCAGCTCTGGTCGTTCAATCTCGGCACGCCGCAGTCCGGCGGGATCATCAGCTACTCCCTGGACGGCAAGCAGTACATCGCGGTGGCCGCCGGGGGTACGGTGAGGTCACTGACATGGTTCGGCAAAGAGCCCAGGTGGTCGCACCTGCACAACACCAACTGGGGCGACATCGTGGTGGTGTTTGGCCTCGCCGACTGAGGCTCGCGTGGTTCCTGCTGGCGGTCGCCCTGGCGGCGACCGTCTCTGCTGACGCTGAGGTTCGAGGGATCCGGCTCTGTGCCGATCCCTCGAACCTTCCTTTCTCCAGCCAAGATCCCAACGAGCCCGGGTTCGAGGTTGAGATCGCGCGCGCGCTCGCCGAAGGGCTGGGTGTCGAGCTGCGGGTCCACTGGTTCCCCACCTTTCGGGGGTTCCTGGCGTTCCGCCAGCTCTACGAGGGCAGGTGCGACCTGTTCATGGGGCTTCCCCTGACCGAGCGCTTCACCCGGGAGAACCCGCGCGTGGTTCTTTCGGTCCCGTATTACGTGATGGGCCAGGTCCTTGTGTCTCCCGCCGTCGGCTCGGTCGCGTCGCCCGAGGCGCTCAAGGGGAAGCTGGTGGGCGTCCAGGCGATGACCCTGAGCGACGAGCTGGTCTTCCAGCGGGGCTACAACCGCCGGATCTACCTGACGCCGGAGGAGACGTTCGCGGCGCTGGCAAAGGGAGAGGTGGACGCCGTGGTGATGTGGTCCCCCCTGGCCGGCTGGCTCGCCAAGAAGAACCCCGGGTTCAAACTGACCTGGCTCAACGAGCCCGAACTCGAGTTCAAGATCGCCGTCGGGATGCGGAAAGCTGACCGGGCCCTGAAGGAGGCGGTTGACCGTGCCCTGACACGGCTGGATCCAAAGAAGATTGCGGGGATCCTGGCCCGGTATGGTGTTCCGGCGCCGGCGGCGGCGCAGCAGACGTCACAGCTTCCGCCGGAGATCCGGGAGGGGAGGTCGTCGTTCTTCACGTCGTGTTCGGAATGCCACGGGGTCGACGGCAAGGGGACCTTCATGGCCCCTTCGCTGGTTGCCTTCAAGGGCACCGATGACGAGTTCGTCAAGATCGTCATGATCGGTCGGGCGGGGACGGCCATGGTCTCCTGGCGAGGGATCCTGAGCGAGGACGAGATCCGCAAGATCCGGGCGTTCCTCAAGACCCTCCCTGCCAACTGAGTCGGGCGCCGGCCAGCGGAGCGCGCCGCCGAGCGAGCCTGAGCGTGTGGAACCCAGAGCGATGGCTGGTCCTCCTGCGGGTTGTCGTGGGGGCGTGGTTCCTCAAAGCGGTCTGGACCAAGCTCGCCCTCGGCTTCCTCTGGGGGGTGATTCCGTATCCCGCCGTCTCGCCCCGCTTCGTTAACTTCCACCCGAAGCGGGTCGCCGAGTTCGCGGCGGGGAACCCGGTCGGCTGGTACAAGGAGTTCCTCGAGGCGACTGTCGTCCCGAACACCAAGCTGTTCGCGAGCCTTCAGACCTACGGCGAGGTCTGCGTGGGCATTGGCCTGGTCCTGGGGCTGCTGACGGGGCTCTCAGCCCTGGTCGGGCTGTTCCTCAGCCTCAACTACGGCCTGGCGACGCAGTGGATGAGCTTCGGCCAGCAGGGCTTCCACCTCGTCCTCATCACGTCCATGGTCATATTCCTCGGCTGCCGCGCGGGTCGCCGCTGGGGCGTTGACGGATGGATCCTCGCTCGCGCCGGGGTCACGCGCCGACGCTGGCTCTCCCTGTTGATCTAGAGCCGTGGCGACCCTCGACCGCCGGACGTTCGTGAAGGGCCTCGGCGTCGCTGCCGGCGCCTTGCTCTCGCGGACCGCCGCCGCTCAGGAGACCTATCGGATCGGCCTCGTGGTGCCGGGCGGCGCGCGTCTGGAGGTGGGCGAGCGCATCGCCTTCGGCGTCCGGCTCGGGCTGGACGAGGCCAACGTCATGGCGGGCCTCTTCGGCAAGCGCCTCGAGCTGCTTCAGGAGGTTGCCGACGGTGCAGAGGCGGTGCTGTCGGTCGGGCGCCGCCTCGTCCGCCAGGAACGGGCCATCGGCCTGGTGGGGGGCGCCGACGAGGCGTCCGCTGAAGCCCTCCGGGACGCGGCTCAGCAGGGCGATGCCCTCTTCTTGAACGTCGGGGCCAGCGCGAGCCGGCTGAGGGGATCGCGTTGCCACCGGCACGCTTTCCACGTGGAGGCGAGCCTCGCCATGTACGTGGGAGCGGTGCAGCAGTGGCTCCTGGAGCAGCGAAAGCTCACGCGTTGGGCCCTCGTGACGAGCGACTCGTCGCTGGGGCGTGACATCGGCCAGGTCGCCACGGCGTTTCTCGCGCGAAGGGGCCGGGCGCCGCTGGCGACCGAGCAGGTGCCGGGCGGCACCCAGGACTGGAATCCGCTTCTCAAGCGTCTCGGCGGGCTCGGCCCCGACGCGGTATTTGTCGGGTTGGAGGAATCGGACCTCCCCATCTTCCTGCGCGGGTACCGGAGCGCCGGGCTCACCTTCCAGCTTGCAGGGGCCGGCGTGGACCCATCTGCGCTCAGTGCGGGCGATCCGGCGGATCTGGCCGGTGTCTGGCCCGTTCTCTGGCACCATGAGCTCCAGCGCTTCAGCGCCCGCGAACTCAACTCGCGCTTCCGCCGGCGTTTCGGGCGGCCCCTGGAGGGGCGGAGCTGGGCCGCGTGGGCCGCGGTGAAGCTTCTCGGCGAGGCCATCGTCCGCACCGGGAGCGGTGACCTTGCGGGTCTGCTCAGATTTCTCGAGAGTGCGCCACCGTTCGACGGGCACAAGGGGCGGCCGCTGACGTTCAGGGACTGGGACCATCAGCTCAGGCAACCGATGTACCTGGTCACCCCCAGGAAACCGGAGCCGGGGCGGGAGCCGTGGAAGGGCTTCGAAGTGGTCGCCGAGGTCCCGGCGAGGGGGGACCTGGACGCCATCGGAGAACCGAAGGGAGAGAGCCGTTGCCGCTTCGACGGGTAAAGGGGGCGCCCCTATGAGGCGTGGGGTCCGGGCGCGGGGGGTAGTCGGCGCGGCGCTCCTTCTGGGAGTGACCCTGCTGGCTCCAGCGGAGAGCCCGGCTCAGCCCTACGCCTACGTGTCCAACGAGCGTTCGAACGACGTCACCGTCATCGACGCCGCGACGGACCGGGTTGTCGGGACGATCCCGGTGGGCGATCGCCCGCGCGGGATCGGCGTGTCGCCCGACGGCCGAACCCTCTACGTGGCGCTGGGCGAGGAAGACGCCATCGCTCAGGTGGATGTCGCCGCGCGAAAGATCCTCGCCAAGATCCCGGCGGGGTCGGACCCGGAAGCTTTCGCGGTGAGCCCTGACGGGTCCAGGCTCTACGTCTCGAACGAAGACGCCAACACGGCGTCCGTCATCGACACGCGCACCGGCAAGGTGATCGCGACGGTCCCCGTGGGGATCGAGCCCGAGGGGGTCGCGGTGAGTCCCGACGGCAAGCTCGTCTACGTGACCGCCGAGACCACCCACACGGTCTCGGTCATCGACACCGCGTCCTTCAAGGTGGTGGCGACGATCCTGGTCGGGAGTCGTCCCCGGGAGGCCGCCTTCACGCCCGACGGGTCCCGCGCGTACGTCACCGCGGAGATCGGCGCCGTTGTCTCGGTGGTCGACGTGAAGCGCCACGCCATCATCGGAACGCTGAAGATCGAGCGACCCGGCGCTAAGCCCAAGGGAGTGGTGGTGCGGCCGGACGGGAAGCGGGCGTACGTGGCCAACGGCGCCTCCAACGACGTGACAGTCATCGACACGGCGGAGAACCGGGTTGTCAAGTACATTCCGGTGGGGCGGCGCCCGTGGGGCCTGGCCCTGACCCCGGACGGCAGGAAGCTCTACGTCGCCAACGGCGCCTCGGACGATGTCTCGGTGATCGACACCGTCACCGAGCAGGTGGTCGCCACCGTCCGCGCCGGGAAGGGTCCGTGGGGGGTGACGATCAGCCCGTGAGGGCGCCCGGGGCAATCTCCGTCTTCCTCGCCGTCTTCCTCGCCGTCCTCCTCCTCGGCACGGCTGAGGCCGCGCGCGCCGGCACCATCAGCGGTCGCGTCGTCTTCCGCGGCGTGCTCCCCGTGCCGGCGCCCATCCCGGTGGCAAAGGATCGAGAGGTGTGCGGAGACAGTGTCCCCTCGGACGCGCTGAACGTGTCGCCCCTGACGCGCGGCGTCCAGCACGCGGTCGTCTTCCTCGAGGGCCTGACTCGAAGCGAGGACAGCCCGCCGCCGCGCGAGACCGTCCTGGAAAACCGGGCCTGCCGCTTCGTCCCGCGTGTACTGGCGGTCCAGGTGGGTGCGGAGTTGGCGATAGTCAACGCTGACCCCGTGCTACACAACCTGAGGGCGTGGCTCCCGGGGCGACGGCACGTCTTCAACGTCGTCCAGCCCACCCAGGGGCAGGTGACGCGACGCACCGTCAAGCGCTCCGGCGTGATGACGCTCACCTGCGACACCCACGTCCACATGCTCGGCTACCTCCTGGCCTTCGACCATCCGTACTTCGCGGTCACCGATTCCGACGGCGGGTTCAGCATTCCGCGAGTCCCGGCAGGGACGTACCGGATCAGCGCCTGGCATCCGGGGTGGAGCGTGATCGCCCAGGAGCCCGAGGGGCGCGTGGTCTACGACGCCCCCCACGTGCTCTCCCGCGAGGTCGCTGTCCCGGCGGCGGGTGAGGCGCGCGTCGTGTTCGACCTCGGCCCGCGCCCGTAGCGCCCCGAAGCCTTTCTTTTGCCCGTGCGGAGCGGTATCATACGGTTGTGCTCTACAGCTCGGTCATCCACGAGCGCTTTCGCCGACCGCGCTTCAGGGGCGAGCTTCGCGAACCCGACGCTGCCTTCGAGGATGTGAACCCGCTCTGCGGCGACCGGGTGAGGATGGAGCTCCGGTTCGCCGACTCGGCAATTGCGG encodes the following:
- a CDS encoding PQQ-dependent catabolism-associated beta-propeller protein produces the protein MRRGVRARGVVGAALLLGVTLLAPAESPAQPYAYVSNERSNDVTVIDAATDRVVGTIPVGDRPRGIGVSPDGRTLYVALGEEDAIAQVDVAARKILAKIPAGSDPEAFAVSPDGSRLYVSNEDANTASVIDTRTGKVIATVPVGIEPEGVAVSPDGKLVYVTAETTHTVSVIDTASFKVVATILVGSRPREAAFTPDGSRAYVTAEIGAVVSVVDVKRHAIIGTLKIERPGAKPKGVVVRPDGKRAYVANGASNDVTVIDTAENRVVKYIPVGRRPWGLALTPDGRKLYVANGASDDVSVIDTVTEQVVATVRAGKGPWGVTISP
- the pqqA gene encoding pyrroloquinoline quinone precursor peptide PqqA, with protein sequence MRTMAWETPSFEEIKMDAEINAYQDDFSGI
- a CDS encoding DoxX family membrane protein, encoding MWNPERWLVLLRVVVGAWFLKAVWTKLALGFLWGVIPYPAVSPRFVNFHPKRVAEFAAGNPVGWYKEFLEATVVPNTKLFASLQTYGEVCVGIGLVLGLLTGLSALVGLFLSLNYGLATQWMSFGQQGFHLVLITSMVIFLGCRAGRRWGVDGWILARAGVTRRRWLSLLI
- a CDS encoding cytochrome c4, with the protein product MSQFLILAMLILAVAAAPEARAVDAEAGRRKAEVCAQCHGAAGNSTNPLVPSLAAQPALYTHWQLILFRDGRRKDPQMTQFAVNLSDTDMEDLSVYFAVQTPVVASGPGDPGTTAAGKRLVEAHHCNSCHAPGLVGQQHIPRLAGQHYEYLLKQLRGFKAQTRAELDGSMTTAAQPLSEEDIENLARYIAGLQPAP
- a CDS encoding PQQ-dependent dehydrogenase, methanol/ethanol family, translating into MAKKWCSLHLGFLVFVSLLLFMPATTPAFDWIEVTDDRLVNADKDPANWLMYYRTYNGWRYSPLSQINTSNVRRLVPKWILSGGTPGEQQTTPIVNGAVMFTTSTSIGANRVYAVNARTGEILWKHERKIPDDTTALVRVLPHNRGVALYRDKVIFGTLDAHLVALDAKTGKVAWDTKVADYLDGYFVSAAPLVAKGKVIIGISGPGEMGPRGFVEAFNADTGKSLWRWYSIPGPGEPGNETWPADTWKLGGGAVWLTGTFDPELNLVYFGTGNPAPWIYEMRKGDNLYTMSAVALDVDAGKLKWHFQYIPNESWDMDAAMEHHIIDVVRDGKKHKAVVQANKLGYVYTLERATGKFLSAVPFARLINWGGPDPKTGRAVETPGLRPKMGGPALEICPSLVGATGWQHKVYNPKTGYLYIPSNEFCMKYSYNPDLVYKRGQFYTGIKVEQFTKVDQAGILRAFDVNGNKVIWEWPNRAPLIGQTLTTGGDLVFQGTPEGKLVAVDARNGEQLWSFNLGTPQSGGIISYSLDGKQYIAVAAGGTVRSLTWFGKEPRWSHLHNTNWGDIVVVFGLAD
- a CDS encoding transporter substrate-binding domain-containing protein produces the protein MVRQRAQVVAPAQHQLGRHRGGVWPRRLRLAWFLLAVALAATVSADAEVRGIRLCADPSNLPFSSQDPNEPGFEVEIARALAEGLGVELRVHWFPTFRGFLAFRQLYEGRCDLFMGLPLTERFTRENPRVVLSVPYYVMGQVLVSPAVGSVASPEALKGKLVGVQAMTLSDELVFQRGYNRRIYLTPEETFAALAKGEVDAVVMWSPLAGWLAKKNPGFKLTWLNEPELEFKIAVGMRKADRALKEAVDRALTRLDPKKIAGILARYGVPAPAAAQQTSQLPPEIREGRSSFFTSCSECHGVDGKGTFMAPSLVAFKGTDDEFVKIVMIGRAGTAMVSWRGILSEDEIRKIRAFLKTLPAN
- a CDS encoding ABC transporter substrate-binding protein produces the protein MATLDRRTFVKGLGVAAGALLSRTAAAQETYRIGLVVPGGARLEVGERIAFGVRLGLDEANVMAGLFGKRLELLQEVADGAEAVLSVGRRLVRQERAIGLVGGADEASAEALRDAAQQGDALFLNVGASASRLRGSRCHRHAFHVEASLAMYVGAVQQWLLEQRKLTRWALVTSDSSLGRDIGQVATAFLARRGRAPLATEQVPGGTQDWNPLLKRLGGLGPDAVFVGLEESDLPIFLRGYRSAGLTFQLAGAGVDPSALSAGDPADLAGVWPVLWHHELQRFSARELNSRFRRRFGRPLEGRSWAAWAAVKLLGEAIVRTGSGDLAGLLRFLESAPPFDGHKGRPLTFRDWDHQLRQPMYLVTPRKPEPGREPWKGFEVVAEVPARGDLDAIGEPKGESRCRFDG